In Drosophila bipectinata strain 14024-0381.07 chromosome 2R, DbipHiC1v2, whole genome shotgun sequence, one genomic interval encodes:
- the Uba3 gene encoding nedd8-activating enzyme E1 catalytic subunit — protein MSVHSPNPALVLQNKRWNGLRNILEREGPFCKDDFSASPDNLEFLQTNCKLLVIGAGGLGCELLKDLALMGFGNLHVIDMDTIELSNLNRQFLFRRTDIGSSKAECAARFINGRVPTCRVTPHFKKIQDFDETFYQQFNIIVCGLDSIVARRWINGMLLSMLRYEDDGSLDTTSIIPMIDGGTEGFKGNARVILPGYTACIECTLDLFPPQVNYPLCTIANTPRLPEHCIEYVKIIQWDKEAPFGVPLDGDDPQHIGWVYERALERANEFNITGVTYRLVQGVVKHIIPAVASTNAVIAAACALEVFKLATSCYDFMSNYLNFNDLDGIYTYTYEAEKSEGCLACSNVPQTVTIEDPNTTTLEDVIKQLCDSPRFQLKNPALTTVMKDGKQRTLYMSTVKSIEAATRKNLTQSLGELGLQDGQQLTVTDVTSPSAMTLQLKFQGNEIEMV, from the coding sequence ATGTCGGTCCATTCGCCTAATCCTGCTTTGGTTTTGCAAAATAAGCGCTGGAACGGTCTGCGCAACATCCTGGAGCGGGAAGGACCCTTCTGCAAGGATGACTTCTCTGCCTCGCCCGACAATCTGGAGTTTCTCCAGACCAACTGCAAGTTGTTGGTGATTGGAGCCGGTGGTCTTGGCTGTGAATTACTCAAGGATCTGGCTTTGATGGGTTTTGGCAACCTGCACGTCATCGACATGGACACCATTGAACTGTCTAACCTTAACCGCCAGTTCCTTTTCCGTCGCACCGACATTGGCTCCTCAAAGGCCGAATGTGCTGCCCGGTTTATCAATGGAAGGGTGCCCACTTGCCGGGTGACGCCCCACTTCAAGAAGATCCAGGACTTTGACGAGACCTTCTACCAGCAGTTCAACATAATAGTGTGCGGACTGGATTCGATTGTGGCCCGCCGATGGATCAACGGAATGCTGCTGTCCATGCTGCGCTATGAGGACGACGGCTCCTTAGATACGACATCCATCATTCCAATGATTGACGGTGGAACTGAGGGATTCAAGGGAAACGCCCGTGTGATCCTGCCCGGATATACGGCCTGCATCGAATGCACCTTGGATTTGTTTCCACCCCAGGTTAACTATCCACTGTGCACGATAGCCAATACGCCTCGATTGCCGGAGCACTGCATCGAGTATGTAAAGATCATTCAGTGGGACAAGGAGGCGCCCTTTGGCGTGCCCTTGGATGGGGATGACCCCCAGCATATCGGATGGGTCTACGAACGGGCCTTGGAGCGGGCCAATGAGTTCAACATCACCGGAGTCACCTACCGCCTGGTCCAGGGCGTCGTCAAGCACATAATTCCTGCAGTGGCAAGCACAAATGCAGTCATAGCAGCAGCCTGTGCTCTGGAGGTGTTTAAGCTGGCCACCAGCTGCTACGACTTTATGTCCAACTACCTCAACTTTAACGATCTGGATGGAATTTACACATACACCTACGAGGCGGAGAAATCGGAAGGGTGCCTGGCCTGCAGCAACGTTCCGCAGACAGTGACCATCGAGGATCCCAACACCACAACACTGGAGGATGTGATAAAGCAGTTGTGCGACTCGCCTCGTTTCCAGCTGAAGAACCCAGCGCTCACCACTGTGATGAAAGATGGCAAACAAAGAACTCTATACATGTCCACTGTGAAGAGCATTGAGGCTGCCACCCGGAAGAACCTCACCCAATCCCTTGGCGAACTGGGGTTGCAAGATGGCCAACAACTGACTGTCACCGATGTCACCTCGCCTTCGGCCATGACCCTCCAGCTCAAGTTTCAAGGCAATGAAATCGAAATGGTCTAA
- the LOC108131984 gene encoding enoyl-[acyl-carrier-protein] reductase, mitochondrial, which yields MLRRSLIPYFSPAQWSRHMSVVAKSLKYCEHGEPLDVLKLVEDELPDPKGKQVLVKILAAPINPADINTIQGKYPVKPKFPAVGGNEFVGEVICVGENVKDLKAGQNVILLATGLGTWTTHGVYNADQLLAVSKKVGLAEAATVAVNPCTAYRMLKDFVELCPGDTVIQNGANSAVGQAVHQLCRAWGINSIGIVRDRPEIAELKEMLKCLGATEVLTEAEIRKSDIFKTGKVKKPRLAFNCVGGKSATEVSRHLDQKGVMVTYGGMSREPVTVATGPLIFKDVSFRGFWMTRWAKENYNAPARFEMFKEIFELMENGKFVAPAHEMVPLEKFQDAAAAALSFKGFTGKKFILDMSN from the exons ATGTTGCGCAGATCGCTGATTCCATATTTTAGTCCTGCCCAATGGAGCCGACACATGTCTGTGGTTGCCAAGTCCCTTAAATACTGTGAGCATGGAGAACCACTAGACGTGCTCAAGCTGGTTGAAGACGAACTGCCGGATCCGAAGGGCAAACAGGTCCTGGTAAAGATTCTGGCTGCCCCAATCAACCCAGCCGATATAAACACAATTCAAG GAAAATATCCAGTGAAACCAAAGTTTCCAGCCGTTGGGGGAAATGAGTTCGTGGGCGAAGTGATATGCGTGGGTGAAAATGTCAAGGATCTTAAGGCGGGTCAAAATGTCATTTTACTAGCAACAGGTCTTGGCACGTGGACAACTCATGGCGTCTATAACGCGGACCAGCTGCTGGCTGTGTCCAAGAAAGTGGGCCTAGCAGAGGCTGCCACAGTGGCTGTAAATCCCTGCACTGCTTATCGTATGTTGAAGGATTTTGTGGAGCTGTGTCCAGGCGACACGGTCATCCAGAACGGAGCCAACAGTGCTGTGGGGCAGGCAGTGCATCAGCTGTGCCGCGCCTGGGGCATAAACAGTATTGGCATCGTTAGGGATCGCCCGGAGATAGCCGAACTTAAGGAGATGCTAAAGTGCCTGGGTGCCACTGAGGTTCTGACAGAGGCTGAGATCCGCAAAAGTGACATTTTTAAAACGGGCAAGGTGAAGAAACCACGCTTGGCCTTCAATTGTGTGGGTGGTAAGAGCGCCACGGAAGTCTCGCGGCATTTAGACCAGAAAGGCGTAATGGTCACCTACGGTGGCATGTCGCGGGAGCCGGTGACTGTTGCTACTGGTCCACTTATTTTTAAGGACGTTTCGTTTAGAGGCTTTTGGATGACTCGCTGGGCCAAGGAGAACTACAACGCTCCCGCACGTTTCGAAATGTTCAAGGAAATCTTTGAACTTATGGAGAACGGGAAGTTTGTCGCTCCCGCGCACGAGATGGTGCCACTGGAAAAGTTTCAAGATGCAGCGGCAGCGGCCCTGAGTTTTAAAGGATTCACGggcaaaaagtttattttggaCATGAGCAACTAG
- the LOC108131983 gene encoding E3 ubiquitin-protein ligase RNF25, translating to MDALQDEVESLEAILMEDVIIKRTPSGEVDFIETTVLPLTGEEEEQQYVCVTLQVYPPQGYPDVSPLFKLLKPRGLDDSRLESIRSACNAKIKESLGFPVVFDLIEVVREHLTGSNLPCGQCVICLYGFAEGDEFTRTECFHYLHSYCLARHLNAMRRNYQEEFDKLPAWQQKTADAFQALCPVCREHIGDDTDSLKCAMPPSELTNAPDFKVTQELRQMQQRMSQLYLQQKSRGAIIDVKAEGAAVISIETEEDIRRRQRREEAEAAKKLEGPAKEEPPKATTSSTFAPVVQETQRIAPEPTNNNYHHNRRHYRGGRRHHHHHGHHHRAERDREQNASVATGSASGGGSSSNTGSGKQTKAQSASSGLAR from the exons atggatgc TTTGCAAGATGAGGTGGAGTCGCTGGAGGCAATTCTCATGGAGGATGTTATCATTAAACGAACACCCAG CGGCGAGGTAGACTTTATTGAGACTACGGTGCTGCCACTGACGGGCGAGGAGGAGGAACAGCAGTACGTGTGCGTAACACTGCAAGTGTATCCACCGCAAGGATATCCCGATGTCAGTCCTTTATTTAAGCTGCTAAAACCAAGGGGACTCGACGACTCCAGGCTAGAGTCCATCAGGAGCGCCTGCAATGCCAAGATTAAAGAATCTCTTGGCTTCCCAGTCGTTTTCGACCTTATTGAAGTAGTGCGGGAGCACCTGACTGGCAGCAACCTACCCTGCGGGCAGTGCGTGATCTGCCTTTATGGCTTCGCCGAGGGCGACGAGTTCACCCGCACCGAGTGCTTCCACTACTTACACAGCTACTGCCTGGCCCGGCATCTCAACGCCATGCGTCGCAATTACCAGGAGGAATTCGATAAGCTCCCAGCTTGGCAGCAAAAGACCGCTGATGCCTTCCAGGCTCTGTGTCCCGTCTGCCGTGAACACATCGGTGATGATACCGATAGCCTGAAGTGCGCCATGCCACCTTCAGAGCTGACAAATGCTCCGGACTTTAAAGTAACCCAGGAACTCCGGCAGATGCAGCAGCGGATGTCACAGCTCTATCTCCAGCAAAAGAGTCGCGGAGCCATCATTGATGTGAAGGCCGAAGGAGCGGCCGTTATTTCCATTGAAACCGAAGAAGATATTCGTCGGCGCCAGCGTCGCGAGGAGGCAGAGGCTGCTAAGAAGTTGGAGGGCCCGGCTAAGGAGGAGCCCCCCAAAGCAACGACAAGCTCCACATTTGCGCCCGTGGTGCAGGAGACGCAACGCATTGCTCCGGAACCGACCAACAACAACTACCACCATAATAGGCGGCATTACAGAGGTGGCCGGCGGCATCATCATCACCACGGCCACCATCATCGTGCTGAACGCGATCGTGAACAAAATGCGAGCGTAGCAACAGGATCGGCCAGCGGCGGTGGCTCCTCATCGAATACAGGCAGCGGCAAGCAGACAAAGGCCCAGTCTGCCAGCTCCGGGCTTGCCAGGTGA